From the Musa acuminata AAA Group cultivar baxijiao chromosome BXJ1-2, Cavendish_Baxijiao_AAA, whole genome shotgun sequence genome, one window contains:
- the LOC103969022 gene encoding alpha carbonic anhydrase 7, producing MGHPKPVFFFGVLVAALLQSFPVASQEVEDEKEFSYQRGSQIGPEHWGEIHHEWAACGKGRTQSPIDLSDERVQVFPCLGRLRRSYRPADAILKNRGHDIMLKWEDEAGGIWINGTEYGLKQMHWHSPSEHTINGRRYPMEMHMVHESADNKIAVVGILYKIGHHDPFLAELERYIERISDKHEAEEVVGMVDPRHVRKGSRKYYRYTGSLTTPPCTEGVAWTIIKKVRTVSREQLALLREAVHDGSEMNARPTQKMNKRIVGLYRPRPYRYR from the exons ATGGGGCACCCGAAACCTGTGTTCTTCTTCGGCGTCCTTGTCGCGGCTCTCCTGCAGTCCTTCCCGGTAGCCTCTCAAGAAGTTG AGGATGAGAAGGAGTTCAGCTACCAGAGGGGGAGCCAGATTGGACCAGAGCACTGGGGGGAGATCCACCATGAATGGGCTGCCTGTGGCAAGGGTCGGACGCAGTCTCCCATTGATCTCTCCGACGAGAGAGTGCAGGTATTTCCCTGCTTGGGCCGCCTTCGCCGCTCCTATCGCCCGGCCGACGCCATCCTCAAGAACCGTGGTCACGACATCATG CTCAAATGGGAGGATGAAGCAGGAGGGATATGGATCAACGGAACAGAGTACGGTCTTAAACAGATGCACTGGCACTCGCCCTCCGAGCACACCATCAATGGCCGCAG gTACCCCATGGAGATGCACATGGTTCATGAAAGCGCCGATAATAAAATCGCAGTCGTCGGCATTCTCTACAAGATTGGCCACCATGATCCGTTCCTTGCCGAG CTGGAGAGATACATTGAGAGGATTTCAGAtaagcatgaggccgaggaggtgGTGGGCATGGTGGATCCAAGGCACGTTAGAAAGGGAAGTAGGAAATACTACAGATACACTGGATCTTTGACCACTCCACCTTGCACTGAGGGTGTGGCTTGGACCATCATAAAGAAG GTGCGGACAGTGTCAAGGGAGCAACTGGCCCTTCTAAGAGAAGCTGTCCATGAT GGCTCAGAGATGAACGCAAGACCCACCCAAAAGATGAATAAGAGGATTGTCGGTTTATATCGGCCTCGACCATATCGATATCGATGA